A part of Gossypium hirsutum isolate 1008001.06 chromosome A07, Gossypium_hirsutum_v2.1, whole genome shotgun sequence genomic DNA contains:
- the LOC107930830 gene encoding protein SPEAR3 produces MGNERGGGSSRKSKKDKAKQPQRGLGVAQLEKIRLNEQMGYHPSFHGPYSSNFNQEDMKMQHPTGYSSMVASSSSFSYSSSSSTSSASYGFHPSIMMGLSEYDQRANISYGDSQPSTAASWNPGSGISDAQPNMTRQLLNLHVEDLHPKKSKSLGSSSQNSESSETQELDLELRLSL; encoded by the exons ATGGGAAATGAAAGAGGAGgagggtcttcaagaaaaagtaAGAAGGATAAGGCAAAGCAACCCCAAAGAGGGCTTGGTGTTGCTCAATTGGAGAAGATAAGGTTAAATGAACAAATGGGTTATCATCCTTCATTTCATGGTCCTTACTCTTCAAATTTCAAccag GAAGATATGAAAATGCAGCATCCAACTGGTTATTCATCTATGGtagcatcatcttcttcattttcataTTCATCATCTTCATCAACTTCTTCAGCTTCTTATGGTTTCCACCCTAGCATAATG ATGGGGCTTAGTGAATATGATCAAAGAGCAAACATCAGTTATGGTGATTCCCAACCTAGTACTGCAGCAAG TTGGAACCCTGGCAGTGGCATCTCAGATGCACAACCAAACATGACCAGACAGCTTCTAAACCTACATGTTGAG GATTTACATCCCAAAAAAAGCAAATCATTGGGGTCTAGTAGTCAAAATTCTGAATCAAGTGAAACACAAGAGTTAGATTTGGAGTTGAGATTATCACTGTAA